The proteins below come from a single Stutzerimonas stutzeri RCH2 genomic window:
- a CDS encoding riboflavin synthase encodes MFTGIIESIGTIRALTPKGGDVRVLVDTGKLDLGDVKLGDSIAVNGVCLTAVELPGNGFWADVSRETLARTAFIDLKAGSRVNLEKALTPTSRLGGHLVSGHVDGVGEVVAREDNARAVQFRIRAPRELAKYIALKGSITVDGTSLTVNAVNGAEFELTIVPHTLGETIMADYRPGRQVNLEVDLLARYLERLMMGDKAAEPKASGLTEGFLAEHGYLKN; translated from the coding sequence ATGTTCACCGGAATAATCGAATCCATTGGCACCATTCGTGCGCTCACGCCCAAGGGCGGTGATGTCCGCGTGCTGGTCGACACCGGCAAGTTGGATCTGGGCGACGTCAAGCTGGGCGACAGCATCGCCGTCAACGGCGTCTGCCTGACCGCGGTCGAGCTGCCGGGCAACGGCTTCTGGGCCGACGTCAGCCGCGAAACCCTGGCGCGCACCGCCTTTATCGATCTCAAGGCCGGTAGCCGGGTCAACCTGGAAAAGGCCCTGACGCCTACCAGCCGTCTTGGCGGCCATCTGGTCAGCGGTCACGTCGACGGGGTCGGCGAAGTCGTGGCGCGGGAAGATAACGCCCGCGCCGTGCAGTTCCGCATCCGCGCGCCGCGCGAGCTGGCCAAGTACATCGCGCTCAAGGGCTCGATCACCGTCGATGGCACCAGCCTCACGGTCAACGCGGTCAATGGCGCCGAGTTCGAGCTGACCATCGTGCCGCACACCCTCGGCGAAACCATCATGGCCGACTACCGCCCCGGGCGGCAGGTGAACCTGGAAGTCGACCTGCTGGCACGTTACCTGGAGCGCCTGATGATGGGCGACAAGGCCGCCGAACCCAAGGCCTCGGGGCTTACCGAAGGTTTTCTCGCCGAGCACGGCTACCTGAAGAATTGA
- the ribD gene encoding bifunctional diaminohydroxyphosphoribosylaminopyrimidine deaminase/5-amino-6-(5-phosphoribosylamino)uracil reductase RibD translates to MTTDHAWMARALQLARKGLYSTHPNPRVGCVIVAAGELVGEGWHVRAGEPHAEVHALRQAGERARGATAYVTLEPCSHYGRTPPCAEALVKAGVGRVVAAMQDPNPQVAGRGLQLLRSAGIEVVSGVLEAEAREINCGFIKRMESGLPFVRAKLAMSLDGRTAMASGESQWITGPAARAEVQRLRARSSVVLTGADTVLMDAARLTVRGDELGLDAETTALALQRPPLRVLVDGQLRVPLDAPFFQAGPALVATTVAGHEGAFAAAGHELLVLGQERVDLTALLRELGARGANEVLVEAGPRLVGAFASLGLIDEYQIFMAAKFLGSSARPLLELPLERMSEARELKIVDIRAVGDDWKIVARPAN, encoded by the coding sequence ATGACTACCGATCACGCCTGGATGGCCCGCGCGCTGCAGCTGGCGCGCAAAGGCCTGTATTCGACCCATCCGAACCCGCGGGTCGGTTGCGTGATCGTCGCCGCTGGCGAGCTGGTCGGCGAAGGCTGGCATGTACGCGCCGGCGAGCCGCATGCCGAAGTCCATGCGCTGCGCCAGGCGGGTGAGCGCGCCCGCGGCGCCACCGCCTACGTCACCCTCGAACCCTGCAGCCACTACGGGCGTACACCGCCCTGTGCCGAAGCGCTGGTCAAGGCCGGCGTCGGGCGCGTGGTGGCGGCCATGCAGGACCCCAACCCGCAGGTCGCTGGGCGTGGCCTGCAATTACTGCGCAGCGCCGGCATCGAAGTCGTCAGCGGTGTGCTGGAAGCCGAGGCGCGCGAGATCAACTGCGGCTTTATCAAGCGTATGGAAAGCGGCCTGCCGTTCGTTCGCGCCAAACTCGCGATGAGCCTGGACGGGCGCACCGCGATGGCCAGCGGCGAAAGCCAGTGGATCACCGGCCCGGCCGCCCGTGCCGAGGTGCAGCGCTTGCGCGCCCGCTCCAGCGTGGTGCTGACCGGCGCCGATACCGTGCTGATGGACGCCGCGCGGCTGACCGTGCGTGGCGATGAGCTGGGGCTGGATGCGGAAACCACGGCACTGGCGCTGCAGCGTCCGCCTCTGCGGGTGCTGGTCGATGGGCAGCTGCGCGTGCCGCTGGATGCACCGTTCTTTCAGGCAGGTCCGGCGCTGGTCGCCACCACTGTCGCTGGCCATGAGGGTGCGTTCGCTGCTGCGGGGCATGAGTTGCTGGTGTTGGGCCAGGAGCGGGTCGATCTAACTGCATTGTTGCGTGAGCTGGGCGCGCGTGGTGCCAACGAGGTGCTGGTCGAAGCCGGCCCGCGGCTGGTCGGCGCCTTCGCCAGTCTTGGTTTGATCGACGAATACCAGATATTCATGGCCGCCAAGTTTCTCGGCTCCTCGGCGCGGCCGTTGCTGGAGCTGCCGCTCGAGCGCATGAGCGAGGCGCGCGAGCTCAAAATCGTCGACATCCGTGCGGTGGGCGACGACTGGAAGATCGTGGCGCGCCCGGCCAACTGA
- a CDS encoding ABC transporter ATP-binding protein, translating into MTAPLLAIDSLGFAWPRQAELLDIPTFRLERGESLFLKGPSGSGKTTLLGLIGGVQKAGRGSIRLLDHDLGRLSAGARDRFRVDHTGYIFQQFNLLPFLSVRENVGLPCHFSRLRAERARKRHGSTDAAAASLLEHLGLSPELFERRADALSIGQQQRVAAARALIGQPELVIADEPTSALDADSREAFLHLLFSECRAAGASLLFVSHDQSLAPLFDRSLSLAELNRAASNPEL; encoded by the coding sequence ATGACTGCTCCACTACTTGCAATCGACAGTCTCGGCTTCGCCTGGCCTCGCCAGGCCGAGTTGCTGGATATTCCAACGTTTCGCCTCGAACGTGGCGAAAGTCTCTTTCTCAAGGGCCCTTCAGGCAGTGGCAAGACCACCCTGCTGGGGCTGATCGGCGGCGTGCAGAAAGCCGGCCGCGGCAGCATTCGCCTGCTCGACCATGATCTTGGCCGCCTTTCGGCCGGTGCCCGGGATCGCTTCCGCGTCGATCACACCGGCTACATCTTCCAGCAGTTCAACCTGCTGCCTTTTCTTTCGGTGCGTGAAAACGTCGGTCTGCCCTGCCATTTTTCGCGGCTGCGTGCCGAACGTGCGCGCAAGCGTCACGGCAGCACCGATGCCGCGGCGGCGAGCCTGCTGGAGCATCTGGGACTGTCCCCGGAGCTGTTCGAGCGGCGCGCCGACGCACTCTCGATCGGCCAGCAGCAGCGCGTTGCGGCCGCTCGCGCCCTGATCGGCCAACCGGAACTGGTCATCGCCGACGAGCCGACCTCGGCGCTGGATGCAGATAGCCGCGAAGCCTTCCTGCACCTGCTGTTCTCCGAATGTCGCGCGGCCGGCGCGAGCCTGCTGTTCGTCAGCCATGACCAGAGCCTGGCGCCGTTGTTCGACCGCAGCCTGTCACTGGCCGAGCTGAACCGCGCAGCCAGCAATCCGGAGCTTTAG
- a CDS encoding ABC transporter permease: MYLLRLALASLNNRRFTALLTVFAIALSVCLLLAVERVRNETRASFANTISGTDLVVGARSGSVNLLLYSVFRIGNATNNIRWDSYQRFAEHPRVDWAIPISLGDSHRGYRVMGTSTNYFEHYRYGRKQPLQLAEGRAFESDPFEVVLGAEVASALGYQLDDSIVLAHGVARVSLVQHEDKPFRVVGVLQRTGTPVDRTLHISLEGMEALHVDWQNGMPARGAARIDAEQARQLDLQPQQITAFLLGLNSKIATFTLQREINEYRGEPLLAILPGVALQELWSLMGTAEKALFVVSLFVVLTGLIGMLTAILTSLNERRREMAILRSVGARPWHIAALLIIEAFGLALAGTLLGLALLYLGIAVAQSPLQSLYGLYLPLAWPSSYEWSLLGAILLAALLMGSVPAWRAYRQSLADGLSIRL; this comes from the coding sequence ATGTATCTCCTGCGCCTGGCCCTGGCGAGCCTGAACAATCGCCGTTTCACTGCCCTGCTGACGGTATTCGCCATCGCCCTGTCGGTGTGCCTGCTGCTCGCCGTTGAACGGGTGCGCAATGAAACCCGCGCGAGCTTCGCCAACACCATCAGCGGTACCGATCTGGTGGTCGGCGCCCGTTCCGGTTCGGTAAACCTGCTGCTGTACTCGGTGTTTCGCATCGGCAATGCGACCAACAATATTCGCTGGGACAGTTACCAACGCTTCGCCGAGCACCCGCGGGTCGACTGGGCAATCCCGATTTCCCTCGGCGACTCCCATCGCGGTTATCGCGTGATGGGCACCAGCACCAATTACTTCGAGCACTACCGTTACGGCCGCAAACAGCCACTGCAGCTGGCCGAAGGCCGCGCCTTCGAAAGCGACCCGTTCGAGGTTGTACTGGGCGCGGAAGTGGCCAGCGCGCTGGGCTACCAGCTGGATGACAGCATCGTCCTCGCCCACGGCGTAGCACGGGTCAGCCTGGTTCAACATGAGGACAAGCCGTTCCGTGTGGTCGGCGTGCTGCAGCGCACCGGTACGCCGGTCGATCGCACGCTGCACATCAGCCTTGAAGGCATGGAAGCGCTGCATGTCGACTGGCAGAACGGTATGCCGGCCCGCGGCGCGGCGCGTATCGACGCCGAGCAGGCGCGCCAGCTCGATCTTCAGCCACAGCAGATCACAGCGTTCCTACTCGGCCTCAACAGCAAGATCGCGACGTTCACCCTGCAGCGGGAAATCAACGAGTACCGCGGCGAGCCGCTGCTGGCGATTCTGCCCGGCGTCGCCCTGCAGGAACTGTGGAGCCTGATGGGTACGGCCGAGAAGGCGCTGTTCGTGGTTTCACTGTTCGTCGTGCTGACCGGCCTGATCGGCATGCTCACGGCGATCCTCACCAGCCTGAACGAGCGCCGCCGCGAGATGGCGATCCTGCGCTCAGTTGGTGCCCGTCCCTGGCATATCGCCGCGCTGCTGATCATCGAGGCGTTCGGCTTGGCATTGGCTGGAACACTGCTGGGCCTGGCACTGCTCTATCTCGGCATCGCCGTGGCGCAGTCACCGCTGCAGAGCCTCTACGGGCTGTACCTGCCGCTTGCCTGGCCGAGCAGCTATGAGTGGAGTCTGCTCGGCGCTATCCTGCTGGCGGCACTGCTGATGGGCAGCGTGCCGGCCTGGCGTGCCTATCGCCAATCGCTGGCCGATGGCCTGTCGATTCGACTGTGA
- a CDS encoding YbaY family lipoprotein, producing the protein MPPRFFVLPAFLALLAGCSSQPSEAPTAPVELSTAPHSKLLNELSGSLIGAPAGSDVELALLEVDRRDQPDRLLSNVQLKGRDSQLPFILQFNPDAFPTGQRVELRGRVTQAGQLIMRLPPRTISSPASQALGPLQLVPAP; encoded by the coding sequence GTGCCGCCACGTTTTTTCGTTCTACCTGCCTTCCTGGCCCTGCTCGCCGGCTGCAGCAGTCAGCCAAGCGAAGCGCCGACCGCACCGGTCGAGCTGAGCACCGCCCCGCACTCCAAACTGCTCAACGAACTGAGCGGTAGCCTGATCGGCGCGCCGGCTGGCAGCGATGTCGAACTCGCCTTGCTGGAAGTCGATCGTCGCGACCAGCCGGACCGCCTGCTCAGCAACGTCCAGCTCAAGGGCCGCGATAGCCAACTGCCCTTCATCCTGCAGTTCAACCCCGACGCCTTCCCCACCGGCCAGCGTGTCGAGCTGCGCGGCCGGGTCACCCAGGCCGGTCAGCTGATCATGCGGCTGCCGCCGCGGACTATTTCCAGCCCAGCCAGTCAGGCGCTCGGCCCGCTGCAGCTGGTTCCTGCGCCGTGA
- the thpR gene encoding RNA 2',3'-cyclic phosphodiesterase, whose protein sequence is MSEENLRLFFALPCPPEQAAAICAWRDDQAIDGRAVPRDNLHLTLAFLGAQPKDHLDALLQMAATVQTDSFSLTLDRLTTIGKGFICLQPSNTNPALLQLVEALSERLAALGVILDCRPFLPHLTLSRQARSRPQQPAPDFSWHVDRFVLYRSRNTEDGVHYDELGSWPLAAP, encoded by the coding sequence ATGAGCGAGGAAAACCTGCGGCTGTTCTTCGCGCTGCCCTGCCCGCCCGAGCAGGCGGCTGCGATCTGCGCGTGGCGGGACGACCAGGCAATCGATGGCCGAGCGGTACCGCGCGACAACCTGCACCTGACCCTGGCATTTCTCGGCGCACAGCCGAAGGATCATCTCGACGCCCTTTTGCAGATGGCGGCGACGGTGCAGACCGATTCATTCAGCCTCACCCTCGACCGCCTGACCACGATCGGAAAAGGTTTCATCTGCCTGCAGCCCAGCAATACAAACCCCGCACTACTGCAGCTTGTCGAAGCGCTGAGCGAGCGGCTGGCGGCGCTTGGCGTAATTCTCGACTGCCGCCCGTTCCTGCCGCACCTGACGTTGAGCCGCCAGGCCCGGAGCCGACCGCAGCAACCGGCTCCGGACTTCAGCTGGCACGTCGATCGCTTCGTGCTCTACCGCTCACGCAATACCGAGGATGGTGTGCACTACGACGAACTGGGCAGCTGGCCGCTGGCTGCGCCATAG
- the ribBA gene encoding bifunctional 3,4-dihydroxy-2-butanone-4-phosphate synthase/GTP cyclohydrolase II, with protein sequence MALNTAEELIEDIRAGKMVILMDDEDRENEGDIIVASECVTAEHINFMARFARGLICMPMTRERCELLKLPLMAPRNGSGFGTKFTVSIEAAEGVTTGISAADRARTVQAAVARAAKAEDIVSPGHIFPLMAQPGGVLARAGHTEAACDLARMAGFEASGVICEIMNDDGTMARRPELELFAEQHGLKIGTIADLIHYRMIHERTVERVSEQPLETELGQFNLVTYRDGVEDTVHMALTRGEISPEEPTLVRVHNMEPLRDLLLVTVPGRWSLRAAMSEVAKAGKGVVLLLGNPLTGPQLLAQLTRQQPPTPATYSTVGAGSQILRDLGVRKMRLMSAPMKFNAISGFDLEVVEYLPAE encoded by the coding sequence ATGGCGCTCAATACCGCTGAAGAACTGATCGAAGACATCCGCGCCGGCAAGATGGTCATCCTCATGGATGACGAAGACCGCGAGAACGAGGGCGACATCATCGTCGCCTCCGAATGCGTCACCGCCGAGCACATCAACTTCATGGCGCGCTTCGCCCGCGGCCTGATCTGCATGCCGATGACCCGCGAGCGCTGCGAATTGCTCAAACTGCCGCTGATGGCGCCGCGCAATGGTTCCGGTTTCGGCACCAAGTTCACCGTTTCCATCGAGGCGGCTGAAGGCGTGACCACCGGCATTTCCGCGGCAGACCGCGCCCGTACCGTGCAGGCTGCTGTGGCGCGTGCTGCGAAAGCCGAAGACATCGTCAGCCCGGGCCACATCTTCCCGCTGATGGCGCAACCAGGCGGGGTACTGGCGCGTGCCGGTCATACCGAAGCCGCCTGCGATCTGGCGCGCATGGCCGGGTTCGAGGCCAGCGGCGTGATCTGCGAAATCATGAACGACGACGGCACCATGGCGCGCCGCCCGGAGCTCGAGCTGTTCGCCGAGCAGCACGGGCTCAAGATCGGCACCATCGCCGACCTGATCCATTACCGCATGATCCACGAGCGCACCGTCGAGCGGGTTTCCGAGCAGCCGCTGGAAACCGAGCTGGGCCAGTTCAACCTGGTTACCTATCGCGACGGCGTCGAGGACACCGTGCACATGGCGCTGACCCGCGGCGAAATCTCCCCGGAGGAGCCGACGTTGGTGCGTGTGCACAACATGGAGCCGCTGCGTGATCTGCTGCTGGTCACCGTACCGGGTCGCTGGAGCCTGCGCGCGGCGATGAGTGAAGTGGCCAAGGCGGGCAAGGGCGTGGTGCTGCTGCTCGGCAATCCGCTGACCGGTCCGCAGCTGCTGGCGCAGCTGACCCGTCAGCAACCGCCGACACCGGCCACTTACAGCACCGTCGGCGCCGGTTCGCAGATTTTGCGTGATCTGGGTGTGCGCAAGATGCGCCTGATGAGTGCGCCGATGAAGTTCAACGCGATATCCGGCTTCGATCTGGAAGTTGTAGAATACCTGCCGGCCGAATAA
- the yedF gene encoding sulfurtransferase-like selenium metabolism protein YedF, with the protein MSQAKPNLSLDLRGEHCPYNAIATLETLETMQPGQLLEVVTDCSQSVHGIPEDAKAKGYNCLAVEQHGALFRFLIEVPR; encoded by the coding sequence GTGAGCCAGGCCAAACCGAATCTCTCGCTTGATCTACGTGGCGAGCACTGCCCGTATAACGCTATCGCTACGCTGGAAACCCTGGAAACCATGCAGCCGGGGCAGTTGCTCGAGGTGGTGACCGATTGCTCGCAGTCGGTACATGGCATTCCCGAAGATGCCAAGGCCAAGGGCTACAATTGTCTGGCGGTGGAGCAGCACGGCGCGCTGTTTCGCTTTCTGATCGAAGTACCGCGTTGA
- a CDS encoding DUF2796 domain-containing protein codes for MELTMRHLLLAVPVLLLPLSYSHAQEEHHHHAHEEASSLGAHEHGAARLNVALDGKRLELELFSPAMNLLGFEHAPANAADEAKIASARSQLEQPQALFGLPAAAGCSLSEQQFAGELLGSAHAGYQRGDQHDHKQEHKHGHDDHEAAGHSDIEAHYQFDCSKPDALQALDLKGLFESFPGTEKIQVQLIGPNGQQGVELTPARSQLPF; via the coding sequence ATGGAGCTGACCATGCGCCACCTATTGCTTGCCGTGCCTGTGCTTCTGCTGCCTCTGAGCTACAGCCACGCCCAGGAAGAACACCATCACCATGCACATGAAGAGGCCTCCAGCCTGGGCGCGCATGAGCACGGCGCGGCGCGACTGAATGTGGCGCTGGATGGCAAGCGGCTGGAGCTGGAGCTGTTCAGCCCGGCGATGAATCTGCTGGGTTTCGAGCACGCACCGGCCAATGCAGCGGATGAAGCGAAGATCGCCAGTGCCCGCTCGCAACTGGAACAACCCCAGGCCCTGTTCGGCCTACCGGCGGCGGCAGGCTGCAGCTTGAGTGAACAGCAGTTTGCCGGCGAACTGCTCGGCTCGGCCCATGCAGGCTATCAGCGCGGTGATCAACATGATCACAAGCAGGAACATAAGCACGGTCACGACGACCATGAGGCCGCTGGCCATAGCGATATCGAAGCGCACTACCAGTTCGACTGCAGCAAACCTGACGCGCTGCAGGCCTTGGATCTGAAAGGCCTGTTCGAAAGCTTCCCCGGCACGGAAAAGATTCAGGTACAACTGATCGGCCCTAACGGCCAGCAGGGCGTGGAACTGACTCCGGCACGCTCGCAACTGCCCTTCTGA
- the yedE gene encoding selenium metabolism membrane protein YedE/FdhT, translating to MSVLSDFRERYLVRFWSPLPALVALGVASAYYFAITGTFWAVTGEFTRWGGHVISWFGYAPEEWSYFKLIGLSGTPLDRVDGVMIIGMLFGALCAALWANNVSLRWPTSKRRLLQGLIGGVVAGFGARLAMGCNLAAFFTGIPMFSLHAWAFMLATVGGAWIGVKICLLPWLRTPLKVGSQASSLFGDAEGTRRRATVQARIGTAVAVLAVAFAAWRFDASLVLGMAVLFGLLFGGLIERAQICFTSAARDLWTTGRTRAAYGILLGMAVACVGTFGAIALGASPKIFWMGPNAIIGGVLFGIGIVVAGGCETGWMYRAMEGQVHFWVVGVGNVIGGTLVAVYWDELGTSLALPYPKINLLESFGPASGLLLTFAGLAIAMLLVHLNARRFQPKRSPAREPGQTESLA from the coding sequence ATGTCCGTTCTCTCCGACTTCCGGGAGCGCTACCTCGTGCGCTTCTGGTCGCCGCTGCCCGCGCTTGTCGCGCTGGGCGTCGCTTCCGCTTACTACTTCGCCATAACCGGCACCTTCTGGGCCGTTACCGGCGAGTTCACTCGCTGGGGTGGACACGTCATTTCCTGGTTCGGCTACGCACCTGAGGAGTGGAGTTACTTCAAGCTGATCGGCTTGTCCGGCACTCCGCTCGATCGCGTGGATGGCGTGATGATCATCGGAATGTTATTTGGCGCACTGTGTGCGGCGTTGTGGGCAAACAACGTCAGCCTGCGCTGGCCGACCAGCAAGCGCCGCTTGTTGCAGGGGCTGATCGGTGGGGTAGTCGCCGGCTTCGGCGCGCGCCTGGCAATGGGTTGCAACCTGGCGGCTTTCTTCACCGGCATTCCGATGTTCTCGCTGCACGCCTGGGCGTTCATGCTGGCCACCGTGGGTGGCGCCTGGATTGGCGTGAAGATCTGCCTGTTGCCCTGGTTGCGCACGCCGCTGAAGGTCGGTAGCCAGGCCAGTTCGCTGTTCGGCGATGCGGAAGGCACGCGGCGGCGGGCCACGGTGCAGGCCCGGATCGGCACGGCGGTCGCGGTGCTTGCGGTCGCCTTCGCCGCCTGGCGTTTCGATGCCTCGCTGGTGCTCGGCATGGCGGTGCTGTTCGGCCTCCTGTTCGGCGGGCTAATCGAGCGTGCACAGATCTGCTTTACCAGTGCCGCGCGCGATCTCTGGACCACCGGCCGAACCCGCGCTGCCTACGGCATCCTGCTGGGCATGGCTGTGGCCTGCGTCGGTACTTTCGGCGCCATCGCGCTAGGGGCAAGCCCGAAGATTTTCTGGATGGGGCCGAACGCAATCATCGGTGGCGTGCTGTTTGGCATCGGTATCGTCGTTGCCGGCGGCTGCGAAACCGGCTGGATGTATCGCGCCATGGAAGGGCAGGTGCACTTCTGGGTGGTCGGCGTCGGCAATGTCATCGGCGGCACGCTGGTGGCGGTCTACTGGGACGAACTCGGCACGTCGCTGGCGCTGCCCTATCCGAAGATCAATCTGCTGGAGAGCTTCGGCCCGGCCAGTGGCTTGCTGCTGACCTTCGCCGGCCTAGCCATCGCCATGTTGCTGGTGCACCTCAATGCCCGTCGTTTCCAACCGAAAAGGAGTCCTGCCCGTGAGCCAGGCCAAACCGAATCTCTCGCTTGA
- a CDS encoding class I SAM-dependent methyltransferase has translation MTAPAPLQAALNELLGDARLVVEPLPDTDLRLWLIDAANMDRAFSAEETRRILEDPPYWSFCWASGLVLARWLAERPEWVRGKRVLDFGAGSGVAAIAAAKAGAAEVVACDLDPLALAACQANAALNEVELRYSQDFFGEADRYDLIIVADVLYDRANLPLLDHFLSRGREALVADSRVRDFAHPLYRRLDVLDACTWPDLAEPAEFRQVSLYHATR, from the coding sequence GTGACAGCGCCGGCACCCTTACAGGCGGCACTGAACGAGCTGCTGGGCGATGCGCGTCTGGTCGTAGAGCCGCTGCCGGACACCGACCTGCGCCTCTGGCTGATCGACGCAGCCAATATGGACCGCGCCTTCAGCGCCGAGGAAACCCGACGGATTCTCGAAGACCCGCCGTACTGGAGCTTCTGCTGGGCCAGCGGCCTCGTGCTGGCGCGCTGGTTGGCCGAACGGCCGGAGTGGGTGCGCGGCAAGCGCGTGCTGGATTTCGGTGCCGGCTCAGGTGTCGCCGCCATCGCCGCCGCCAAGGCCGGCGCTGCCGAAGTGGTGGCCTGCGATCTGGACCCGCTGGCGCTCGCCGCCTGCCAGGCCAACGCCGCGCTGAATGAGGTCGAGCTACGCTATTCGCAAGACTTCTTCGGCGAGGCGGATCGCTACGACCTGATCATCGTCGCCGATGTGCTCTACGACCGCGCCAATCTGCCGCTGCTGGATCACTTCCTCAGTCGTGGACGCGAAGCGCTGGTGGCCGATTCGCGGGTGCGCGATTTCGCCCACCCGCTGTACCGGCGCCTGGACGTGCTGGATGCCTGCACCTGGCCGGATCTGGCCGAGCCGGCAGAGTTTCGCCAGGTCAGCCTCTATCACGCGACGCGCTAG
- the nrdR gene encoding transcriptional regulator NrdR: MHCPFCAANDTKVIDSRLVAEGDQVRRRRECLACGERFTTFETAELVMPRLIKSDGSRQPFDEQKLRAGMQRALEKRPVSVERLEAAIAHIKHQLRATGEREIKSRVLGELVMAELQKLDEVAYIRFASVYRRFQDLNEFREEIERLSREPAKPE, translated from the coding sequence ATGCATTGTCCCTTCTGTGCTGCCAACGATACCAAGGTCATCGATTCCCGCCTGGTTGCCGAGGGCGATCAGGTGCGCCGTCGCCGCGAGTGCCTGGCCTGTGGTGAGCGTTTCACCACCTTCGAAACCGCCGAGCTGGTGATGCCGCGCCTGATCAAGTCCGACGGCAGCCGCCAGCCGTTCGACGAGCAGAAGCTGCGCGCCGGCATGCAGCGCGCGCTGGAGAAACGCCCGGTCAGCGTCGAGCGCCTGGAAGCTGCGATCGCCCATATCAAGCATCAGCTACGCGCCACCGGCGAGCGCGAAATCAAGTCGCGGGTGCTCGGCGAACTGGTGATGGCCGAGCTGCAGAAGCTCGACGAGGTCGCCTATATCCGCTTCGCCTCGGTCTACCGCCGCTTCCAGGACCTCAACGAATTCCGTGAGGAAATCGAGCGGCTGTCCCGCGAGCCCGCGAAGCCCGAATGA
- the trxA gene encoding thioredoxin encodes MSQTPYIFDVTTASFEQLVLENSFHKPVLVDFWAEWCAPCKALMPMLAKIAEEYQGELLLAKVNCDIEQEVVARFGIRSLPTVVLFKDGQPVDGFAGAQPESAIRAMLEPHVQAPATPQGNLLESAQAAFAEGRFAEAETQLQQLLSEDNENAAGLILYARCLAERGELAEAETVLDAVKGDEHKQALAGARAQLTFLRQATDLPEVATLKSRLAQNGEDDEAAYQLAIQQLARQQYEAALDGLLKLFVRNRNYADGQPHKTLLQVFDLLGNDHPLVTLYRRKLYQAIY; translated from the coding sequence ATGAGCCAGACGCCCTATATCTTCGATGTCACCACCGCCAGCTTCGAACAGCTGGTGCTCGAGAACTCGTTTCACAAGCCGGTACTGGTCGACTTCTGGGCCGAATGGTGCGCGCCATGCAAGGCGCTGATGCCAATGCTGGCGAAGATCGCCGAGGAGTATCAGGGCGAGCTGCTGCTGGCCAAGGTCAACTGCGACATCGAGCAGGAAGTCGTCGCCCGCTTCGGCATTCGCAGCCTGCCGACCGTGGTGCTGTTCAAGGACGGTCAGCCGGTGGACGGCTTTGCCGGTGCGCAGCCGGAATCGGCCATTCGCGCCATGCTCGAGCCCCATGTGCAGGCACCGGCGACGCCGCAGGGCAACTTGCTGGAAAGCGCCCAGGCTGCCTTCGCCGAAGGCCGTTTCGCCGAGGCCGAGACTCAGTTGCAGCAACTGCTGAGTGAAGACAACGAGAACGCTGCTGGCCTGATCCTCTATGCCCGCTGCCTGGCCGAACGTGGTGAGCTGGCCGAAGCCGAAACGGTGCTTGATGCCGTGAAAGGCGACGAGCACAAGCAGGCCCTGGCCGGTGCGCGCGCTCAGCTGACGTTTTTGCGTCAGGCCACCGACCTGCCCGAGGTAGCCACGCTGAAGAGCCGGCTGGCACAAAACGGCGAGGACGATGAAGCGGCTTATCAGCTGGCCATCCAGCAGCTGGCGCGCCAGCAATATGAGGCGGCGCTCGACGGCCTGCTCAAGCTGTTCGTGCGCAATCGCAACTATGCCGACGGGCAACCGCACAAGACGCTGCTGCAAGTCTTCGATCTGCTGGGCAACGACCATCCGCTGGTGACGCTGTACCGCCGCAAGCTCTATCAGGCGATCTATTGA